A genomic window from Brevibacillus agri includes:
- a CDS encoding putative thiazole-containing bacteriocin maturation protein, which yields MVKLNPSMRLAVNRDTFFLPNPDGSVYFRNNVGTFRMEGEMIDQWVQQLLPIFNGEHTLAEITADLPEAYQSQIYQIAESLLQNGFVQDVSDCKPHQLSAAVVERFSAQIGFVEQLAGSGGQAFQAYRQQKPLAVGAGSFLLALIHALWESGCPHVHFALTDRSSVNRERLAELYAHARQKDPEAELTEIPIQQQGKAGWEQALAPFSAVLYVADDAEQSELPLVHAVCREMGKTFVPAFGLLQKGVAGPLVHPSSPVCLDSVLRRLHRVYLREDARGHPFTATSAALLANVAVFEWFKQVTGVAAAEPGGKLYVLDLETLSGSWRTVMAHPLVQGSPRLVPVDEQQVLAEAEPQRHGLFASFQAWTSPDIGIFHLWDEGELVQLPLAQCQVQAVDPVADGPAELLPARICPGYTHEEARKEAGLLGTEMYVSRLVGACGIRTASAHMFGGGKPDSTQESVYGIGAGESGAEALCRALYNCLQSSLAEQVQLRPPVATRVKLPELRDEPCLFYLRAFAIEKEQPQIARGADLCGFPVYWVGIGNGTEWVGTVGLHEVAALRKALQAALLKRQGAADEVLASVVRTSFVSLDQPEQPEQEAMLRPCPDSEAELWQQARDVLARQRLVPVLLNAAVEPFLQEDLAGVVALSLREEEAHG from the coding sequence ATGGTCAAACTGAATCCGTCGATGCGTCTTGCAGTGAACCGGGATACGTTTTTTTTGCCCAATCCCGATGGCAGCGTCTATTTTCGCAATAACGTCGGGACGTTTCGCATGGAAGGGGAAATGATCGATCAGTGGGTCCAGCAGTTGCTGCCGATCTTCAACGGCGAGCACACGCTGGCTGAGATCACGGCTGATTTGCCGGAAGCATACCAGAGCCAAATTTATCAGATCGCCGAGAGCCTGCTGCAAAACGGATTCGTCCAGGACGTAAGCGACTGCAAGCCGCATCAACTGTCCGCTGCGGTCGTGGAGCGATTTTCCGCGCAGATCGGCTTCGTCGAGCAACTCGCTGGCTCAGGCGGCCAGGCATTTCAGGCGTATCGGCAGCAAAAGCCACTCGCCGTAGGGGCTGGCTCCTTTTTGCTCGCTTTGATTCACGCGTTATGGGAGTCGGGCTGCCCGCACGTTCACTTCGCGCTGACCGATCGGTCGTCTGTCAATCGAGAGCGGCTGGCAGAGCTGTATGCGCATGCGAGGCAAAAAGACCCGGAGGCAGAGCTGACCGAAATCCCCATCCAGCAGCAGGGAAAAGCGGGCTGGGAGCAGGCGCTTGCGCCGTTTTCTGCGGTTTTGTACGTCGCAGATGATGCAGAGCAGAGCGAGCTGCCTCTCGTGCATGCCGTGTGCCGGGAGATGGGAAAAACGTTCGTTCCCGCCTTTGGGCTGCTGCAAAAAGGAGTGGCTGGCCCGTTGGTGCACCCGTCTTCGCCAGTGTGCCTGGATTCGGTGCTACGTCGCCTGCACCGCGTTTATTTGCGCGAAGACGCCCGCGGCCATCCGTTTACGGCCACGTCAGCCGCACTGTTGGCAAACGTCGCGGTCTTCGAATGGTTCAAGCAGGTGACAGGTGTAGCGGCAGCAGAGCCGGGCGGCAAGCTGTACGTGCTCGATCTGGAGACGCTTTCCGGGAGCTGGCGAACGGTTATGGCGCATCCGCTTGTACAGGGAAGCCCGCGTCTCGTCCCGGTGGACGAACAGCAGGTGCTTGCGGAAGCAGAGCCGCAAAGGCACGGTCTGTTTGCTTCCTTCCAGGCGTGGACTTCGCCGGACATTGGCATTTTTCACCTCTGGGACGAAGGAGAACTGGTGCAACTGCCGCTCGCGCAATGCCAGGTGCAGGCAGTCGATCCTGTAGCGGATGGTCCTGCCGAGCTGCTGCCCGCCCGGATATGCCCGGGCTACACCCATGAGGAGGCACGCAAGGAAGCGGGCTTGCTGGGGACGGAAATGTACGTGTCCCGCCTTGTTGGCGCGTGCGGCATCCGGACAGCTTCTGCGCATATGTTTGGCGGCGGCAAGCCGGACAGCACACAGGAGAGCGTCTACGGCATCGGCGCGGGAGAGTCGGGAGCGGAGGCGCTGTGCCGCGCCTTGTACAACTGCTTGCAGTCCAGCCTGGCCGAGCAGGTGCAGTTGCGGCCGCCCGTAGCGACTCGCGTGAAGCTGCCAGAGCTGCGCGACGAGCCGTGTCTTTTTTACTTGCGCGCGTTCGCCATTGAAAAAGAACAGCCGCAAATCGCCCGCGGTGCCGACCTGTGCGGCTTTCCGGTGTACTGGGTCGGGATTGGGAACGGGACAGAATGGGTTGGCACGGTTGGCCTGCATGAAGTGGCGGCGCTGCGCAAAGCGCTGCAAGCGGCGTTGCTAAAACGGCAAGGAGCGGCGGATGAAGTCCTCGCCTCTGTCGTGAGGACGTCCTTTGTTTCACTGGACCAGCCCGAACAGCCCGAGCAAGAGGCGATGCTTCGTCCCTGCCCGGACAGCGAGGCAGAGCTGTGGCAGCAGGCGCGCGACGTGCTGGCCCGGCAACGGCTGGTCCCCGTGCTGCTGAATGCGGCTGTGGAGCCATTTTTACAGGAAGATTTGGCGGGGGTCGTCGCTTTGTCGCTGCGAGAGGAGGAAGCGCATGGGTAA
- a CDS encoding heterocycloanthracin/sonorensin family bacteriocin, whose amino-acid sequence MDEFKKELKKLKASEFKAENVTPWDKEKEQETMLVRSRCGRCSHGRCGGCARCGRCGGCGGCSCSCSCFGTCFFPCFFPCTQCARCF is encoded by the coding sequence ATGGATGAGTTTAAAAAAGAGCTGAAAAAGCTGAAGGCTTCGGAATTCAAGGCGGAGAACGTGACTCCATGGGATAAAGAAAAAGAACAGGAAACGATGCTCGTGCGCAGCCGGTGTGGCCGTTGCAGCCACGGGCGATGCGGAGGCTGTGCCAGATGCGGGCGCTGTGGCGGATGCGGCGGTTGCAGTTGTTCTTGTAGCTGTTTTGGCACCTGCTTCTTTCCGTGCTTCTTCCCGTGCACGCAGTGCGCCCGATGCTTCTAG
- a CDS encoding type I restriction endonuclease subunit R translates to MNQFNIVAADNESTVVAKYTPSHRSEDTYQSEAQLERDFIKQLKDQQYEYIQISNEEELIANLRCQLEKLNDYVFTDTEWDWFFKKCIAGANDGIIEKTRRIQTDHVQILKRDDGTTKNIYLIDKKYIHNNRLQVINQYEEPNGTYSTRYDVTILVNGLPLVHVELKRRGVAIREAFNQINRYQRVSFSAASGLFEYVQIFVISNGTHTKYYSNTTRSQHIKETDENERQNRKKTSNSFEFTSFWADATNKIIADLKDFTKTFFAKHTILNILTRYCVFTSEDLLLVMRPYQIAATERILNRIAIATNYKKYGTIDSGGYIWHTTGSGKTLTSFKTAQLASGLPYIDKVLFVVDRKDLDYQTMKEYDRFEKGAANSNTSTRILQKQLESKTAKIIITTIQKLDKFITSNKTHDVYKKHIVIIFDECHRSQFGDMHRRITKAFQKYHLFGFTGTPIFAVNADSGGDPMLKTTPQTFGDKLHTYTIVDAINDGNVLPFRIDYIDTVKMAPDVKDEQVRAIDVEKALAAPERVSAIVKYILEHFDQKTKRNENRSYYEYRVIQNVKEIAKSKNNAVLEEKITKQVNGFNSIFAVASIPMAMKYYNEFKKQMEQIGKRLNIATIFSYTPNEEDPDEDFDNNRLDKTSRDFLESAIADYNETFNVNYDTSADKFQNYYKDVSLRMKNREIDLLIVVNMFLTGFDATTLNTLWVDKNLRQHGLIQAFSRTNRILNSVKTFGNIVCFRNLKQATDDALARFGDREAGGIVLLKTYADYYNGYEENGKHKPGYVELIQKLMSTYPLGTAIVGEGAQKDFIRLFGAILRLKNILTSFDDFAGNEILSVRDFQDYQSVYLDLYQTFSKRTNSEKEDINDDIVFEIELVKQIEVNIDYILMLVSKYHESNCADKSLLTDIRKAVDSSIELRSKKELIEGFISRINIESNVDKGWESFVLAQKEADLTALIEEERLKPEETYQLIENAFHDGMLKTTGTDIDKILPPISRFARQNNRTEKKQSVIEKLLVFFDKYRGL, encoded by the coding sequence ATGAACCAGTTTAATATTGTTGCGGCTGACAACGAATCAACTGTTGTGGCGAAATATACCCCGTCTCACCGCAGTGAGGACACCTATCAATCGGAGGCTCAGCTTGAACGAGATTTTATCAAACAGCTTAAAGATCAACAATATGAATATATCCAAATTTCCAATGAGGAAGAGCTGATAGCGAACCTTCGCTGTCAGCTTGAAAAGCTTAATGATTATGTTTTCACCGATACAGAGTGGGACTGGTTTTTCAAAAAATGTATTGCGGGTGCGAATGACGGTATTATTGAGAAAACCCGTCGCATTCAGACCGACCATGTCCAAATTTTGAAACGGGATGATGGAACTACCAAGAACATATACCTGATTGATAAAAAGTATATCCACAATAACCGTTTACAGGTGATTAACCAATACGAAGAGCCAAACGGAACGTATTCTACACGCTATGACGTGACTATTCTTGTGAACGGACTGCCGTTGGTACACGTCGAGCTGAAAAGGCGCGGTGTAGCCATCCGGGAAGCATTTAACCAAATCAACCGTTATCAGCGGGTCAGCTTTAGTGCAGCTTCGGGTCTATTTGAATATGTGCAGATTTTTGTTATCAGCAATGGAACCCACACCAAATATTACAGCAATACCACCCGTAGCCAGCACATCAAGGAAACGGACGAAAATGAGCGGCAAAACCGAAAAAAGACAAGCAATAGCTTTGAGTTTACAAGTTTTTGGGCCGACGCAACCAATAAGATTATTGCCGATTTAAAGGACTTTACCAAAACCTTTTTTGCGAAACACACCATTCTCAATATCCTTACCCGCTATTGCGTCTTTACATCAGAGGATTTGCTGCTTGTGATGCGGCCTTATCAAATTGCGGCAACCGAAAGAATTTTAAATCGCATTGCAATCGCAACGAACTACAAAAAATACGGTACTATAGATAGCGGAGGGTATATCTGGCATACAACTGGCAGCGGCAAAACCCTCACTAGCTTTAAAACGGCGCAGCTTGCCAGCGGATTACCCTATATCGATAAGGTATTGTTTGTGGTTGACCGCAAAGATTTGGATTATCAGACCATGAAGGAATATGACCGCTTTGAAAAAGGGGCCGCAAACAGCAATACTTCCACAAGAATCCTCCAAAAGCAGTTGGAGAGCAAAACCGCAAAAATAATCATTACAACCATTCAAAAGCTTGACAAGTTTATTACAAGCAATAAAACTCACGATGTATACAAAAAGCATATTGTGATTATTTTTGACGAATGCCATCGCTCGCAATTTGGTGATATGCACCGCCGTATTACAAAGGCGTTCCAAAAATATCATTTGTTTGGGTTTACCGGTACACCTATTTTTGCGGTAAATGCAGATTCCGGCGGAGATCCCATGCTTAAAACAACCCCGCAGACCTTTGGAGATAAGCTCCATACGTATACCATTGTGGATGCAATCAATGATGGTAATGTTTTGCCTTTCCGCATCGACTACATAGATACTGTCAAAATGGCGCCGGATGTCAAAGATGAGCAGGTGCGTGCTATTGATGTGGAGAAAGCTTTAGCCGCCCCCGAACGGGTAAGCGCGATTGTAAAATATATTCTTGAACATTTCGATCAGAAAACAAAGAGAAATGAAAACCGCTCTTATTACGAATACAGAGTGATTCAAAATGTTAAGGAAATAGCAAAATCCAAAAATAATGCGGTGCTTGAAGAAAAAATCACCAAGCAGGTAAACGGTTTTAACTCAATTTTTGCCGTTGCTTCTATTCCGATGGCAATGAAATATTATAATGAATTTAAAAAGCAAATGGAGCAAATAGGGAAACGGCTAAATATTGCAACCATTTTCAGCTATACACCCAATGAAGAGGACCCAGATGAGGATTTTGACAATAACAGGCTTGATAAAACCAGCCGGGATTTCCTTGAATCGGCAATTGCTGATTATAATGAGACTTTCAACGTCAACTATGATACCTCTGCCGACAAATTTCAAAACTACTACAAAGACGTATCCCTGCGGATGAAAAATCGTGAAATCGATTTGCTTATCGTTGTCAATATGTTCCTTACAGGTTTTGATGCCACTACGCTAAATACCTTATGGGTAGATAAAAATCTGCGCCAGCACGGGTTAATTCAGGCGTTTAGCCGCACCAATCGTATACTGAACAGTGTTAAAACATTTGGAAATATTGTCTGTTTCCGTAATTTAAAACAAGCTACGGATGATGCTCTTGCTCGTTTTGGAGATAGAGAAGCCGGTGGCATTGTCTTGTTGAAAACTTACGCCGACTATTACAACGGGTACGAGGAAAATGGCAAGCATAAACCGGGATATGTTGAACTCATACAAAAGCTGATGTCCACTTATCCGTTAGGAACTGCCATTGTTGGAGAGGGAGCACAGAAGGATTTCATTCGCCTTTTTGGTGCGATTTTGCGGCTTAAAAACATACTTACTTCTTTTGACGATTTTGCTGGAAATGAAATTCTGTCTGTGCGTGATTTTCAAGATTACCAAAGCGTATATCTGGATTTATACCAAACTTTTAGTAAGCGAACGAACTCAGAAAAAGAGGATATCAATGACGACATTGTTTTTGAAATTGAGCTTGTGAAGCAGATTGAGGTTAACATTGATTATATTCTCATGCTGGTTTCAAAATATCATGAATCCAATTGCGCTGACAAAAGTCTTCTTACTGACATACGGAAGGCAGTTGATTCCAGTATTGAGCTTCGGAGCAAGAAGGAACTTATTGAAGGTTTTATTTCACGAATTAATATCGAAAGTAATGTAGATAAGGGGTGGGAATCTTTTGTTCTTGCGCAAAAGGAAGCTGATCTGACTGCACTTATTGAAGAGGAAAGACTGAAACCCGAGGAAACGTACCAGCTTATTGAGAACGCATTCCATGATGGCATGCTTAAAACAACAGGCACAGATATTGATAAAATTTTGCCGCCGATATCTCGGTTTGCTAGACAAAACAATCGTACAGAAAAAAAGCAAAGCGTTATTGAAAAATTATTGGTATTCTTTGATAAATATCGCGGATTATGA
- a CDS encoding restriction endonuclease subunit S: MTKLEQLINELCPNGVKYVKLGEVCEIETGKLNANAAVEGGKYPFFTTAKEISRIDKYRWDTEALLIAGNANVGEVKHYSGKFEAYQRTYVLTNFNKFIDVRFLYFVINNDLKAYLENHTNSAAMTYIVLSTLQSFKVPVPPLPVQREIVRILDNFTELTAELTAELTAELTARKKQYEYYRDKLLTFGDDVPRVTLGEIATDMYRGAGIKRDEVTEEGFPCVRYGEIYTTYGIWFDTCISHTQYGTKTFAHGDILFAITGESVEEIAKSCAYIGHETCYAGSDIVVMKHEQNPKYLAYALSTSEAQFQKSKGKVKSKVVHSSIPALKAITIPLPSLEEQARIVDILDRFDKLCNDISEGLPAEIEARRKQYEYYRDKLLTFKEAGA, encoded by the coding sequence ATGACTAAGCTCGAACAGCTTATTAATGAGCTTTGCCCGAACGGGGTTAAATATGTGAAGTTGGGTGAAGTATGCGAAATTGAAACTGGAAAACTAAATGCCAATGCCGCTGTAGAAGGTGGTAAATATCCTTTTTTTACAACTGCTAAAGAAATCAGTCGTATCGATAAATATCGCTGGGACACTGAAGCATTGCTTATCGCAGGCAATGCAAACGTAGGTGAAGTCAAACATTATAGTGGTAAATTTGAGGCTTACCAACGCACTTATGTATTAACAAATTTCAATAAATTTATTGATGTCCGTTTCTTATACTTTGTCATCAACAATGATTTGAAAGCTTATCTTGAAAATCATACTAACTCAGCCGCAATGACATATATCGTTTTGTCAACGCTACAAAGCTTCAAAGTTCCTGTTCCTCCCTTACCCGTACAGCGTGAAATTGTCAGGATCTTGGACAATTTCACAGAGCTTACAGCAGAGCTTACAGCAGAGCTTACAGCAGAGCTTACAGCGAGAAAAAAGCAATATGAATATTATCGAGATAAGCTGTTGACCTTTGGTGATGATGTACCGAGGGTGACGCTTGGGGAAATCGCCACTGATATGTATCGGGGTGCAGGTATTAAGCGTGATGAAGTTACCGAAGAAGGTTTCCCTTGCGTAAGATATGGCGAAATTTACACAACATATGGTATTTGGTTTGACACTTGCATTTCCCATACACAATATGGCACAAAAACCTTTGCACATGGGGATATTTTGTTTGCTATTACAGGCGAAAGCGTGGAGGAAATCGCTAAATCTTGTGCCTATATAGGGCATGAAACGTGCTACGCAGGCAGTGATATCGTTGTAATGAAGCATGAACAAAACCCAAAGTATTTAGCCTATGCTCTTTCTACATCTGAAGCACAGTTCCAGAAAAGTAAAGGCAAAGTGAAAAGCAAGGTTGTGCATTCCAGTATTCCAGCACTAAAAGCAATAACTATTCCTTTGCCATCGTTAGAGGAACAAGCCCGAATTGTCGACATTCTCGACCGCTTTGACAAGCTGTGCAACGACATTAGCGAAGGGTTGCCCGCTGAAATTGAGGCAAGGCGCAAGCAATATGAATACTACCGTGACAAGCTGCTCACGTTCAAGGAGGCAGGAGCATGA
- a CDS encoding type I restriction-modification system subunit M yields MADNRKEQERAELHRTIWNIANDLRGSVDGWDFKQYVLGMLFYRFISENLTHYINKDEIEAGNVDFDYANLPDEEAELAREDMVNTKGFFILPSELFENVRKKADKDENLNETLEKIFKNIEASAQGTRSEKNFKGLFDDIDVNSNKLGGTVAQRNARLVKLMNGIADMKLGNYQDNTIDAFGEAYEYLMGMYASNAGKSGGEYFTPQEVSELLTLLALGDKKKVNKVYDPACGSGSLLLKATKIIGKNNVTRGFYGQEINITTYNLCRINMFLHDINYDKFDIGHGDTLSSPYIPHYAEEPFEVIVSNPPYSIKWAGSDDATLINDPRFAPAGVLAPKSKADLAFIMHCLSWLATDGTAAIVCFPGILYRGGAEKKIRQYLIDNNFIDCIIQLPSNLFFGTSIATCVMVLKKSKSDNATLFIDASDEYVKITNNNKLTKENIQNIVQVFKARQEKEHFSRLVQNSQIAEQDYNLSVSTYVEKKDQREMIDITALNAEIKRIVARGDVLRREIDAIIAEIEGGQ; encoded by the coding sequence ATGGCTGACAATAGGAAAGAACAAGAGAGAGCAGAACTGCATCGTACCATATGGAATATCGCGAATGACTTGCGTGGAAGCGTGGATGGATGGGACTTTAAGCAATACGTATTAGGGATGCTCTTTTATCGTTTCATATCAGAAAATTTAACGCATTACATCAATAAAGATGAAATTGAAGCAGGCAATGTAGACTTTGATTATGCAAATCTTCCAGATGAAGAGGCCGAGCTAGCCCGTGAGGATATGGTAAACACCAAAGGCTTTTTTATTTTACCAAGCGAGCTTTTTGAAAATGTACGAAAAAAAGCGGACAAAGATGAAAACCTCAATGAAACGCTGGAAAAAATTTTTAAAAACATAGAAGCTTCTGCACAGGGCACGCGCAGTGAAAAAAACTTTAAAGGTCTATTTGATGACATCGATGTGAACAGCAATAAACTCGGAGGAACCGTTGCTCAACGTAATGCAAGGCTTGTAAAGCTTATGAATGGCATCGCTGATATGAAGCTCGGTAACTATCAGGACAACACCATTGATGCATTCGGTGAGGCATATGAATATTTAATGGGCATGTATGCTTCCAACGCTGGAAAAAGCGGTGGTGAATACTTTACGCCTCAAGAGGTTTCAGAACTTCTGACGCTTTTGGCATTAGGGGATAAAAAAAAGGTGAACAAAGTTTATGACCCTGCTTGCGGGTCGGGATCATTGCTTTTAAAGGCTACTAAAATTATCGGTAAAAACAATGTAACAAGAGGCTTTTATGGGCAGGAAATCAATATTACTACATACAATTTATGTCGTATCAATATGTTTTTGCATGATATTAATTATGATAAGTTTGATATTGGGCACGGAGATACCTTGTCTTCACCATACATACCGCACTATGCTGAAGAACCATTTGAAGTAATTGTCTCCAATCCCCCTTATTCTATTAAATGGGCAGGCTCTGATGATGCGACATTAATCAATGATCCACGCTTTGCACCTGCTGGTGTACTTGCTCCAAAATCAAAAGCAGATCTTGCATTTATCATGCACTGTCTCTCTTGGCTTGCAACGGACGGTACAGCGGCAATTGTTTGTTTTCCAGGAATTCTGTATCGCGGCGGAGCAGAGAAGAAGATTCGCCAGTATCTGATTGATAACAACTTTATAGATTGCATTATTCAATTACCAAGTAATCTGTTTTTTGGAACAAGCATAGCCACTTGTGTCATGGTATTAAAAAAATCCAAATCCGACAACGCGACACTGTTTATTGACGCTTCAGATGAATACGTAAAGATTACAAATAATAACAAGCTCACAAAGGAAAACATTCAAAACATCGTTCAAGTTTTTAAGGCACGCCAGGAGAAGGAGCATTTTAGCCGCCTTGTACAAAACAGTCAAATTGCTGAGCAGGATTACAACCTTTCTGTTTCTACCTATGTGGAAAAGAAGGATCAACGTGAAATGATCGACATAACTGCCCTTAACGCTGAAATAAAGCGTATTGTCGCCCGTGGAGATGTGCTCAGGCGCGAGATTGACGCAATTATTGCAGAGATCGAGGGGGGGCAGTAA